Below is a genomic region from Trichoderma asperellum chromosome 2, complete sequence.
TGACCATGTCCCTAATATTGTCGATTCATATCTATCGATTCTTGCCTCGCCGCAGAAACCTAGAAATAAGCTTTCGCTTCTATTTCCCTCATCATACCCTTTCCCTACAAAAGCAATAGATGAAGACCTCTCCTTTGACGAAGCTCTAACTGAGCTAGCTGCTATTCTTGCTGCCTTGTCGAACTCTCCTTCGGGTATGCAGCTTGAGCTGGCCTCTGAAGACGACTTAACAACTATTTTGGAGAACCTACTCAAGGTGCAAATGAGCATTTTGACAGGTGAAGCGTTCCCAAGTGGATGGCTAAGTGTGCATATTTATCATCATAAATCAACGATGCGAATCTTGCAATACTTGGCTAGTATTCTCTTGGATTCTTGCCTGCCTGATCCCGATGAAGCAGAATCGTTCAACACCGAGCTCTGGAAACTCTTCTTCACCACCTTGTTGAAGCTTGTAGGAAGCTCCTCACTTGCGTTGGAGACTTTCCCTGAGCAGAAGCGAAGAGCAGTGTGGAAGATTGCTGGCGATGTGCGGGAGCATGGAGCTGACCTCTTACGGAGGATGTGGGAAGCTATCGGATGGGAAACCACGCCAGATGAACGCGAGAGGTACGGCCTGAGCAACATTGGCGGATACCAAGTGCAATATGTGCCAACTCTGGTTGGCCCAATCGTGGGACTCTGTCTGAGTGTCCATGAAGGTCTCCGGACAATGGCGGTTGAAGTCTTACAGACTATGATTGTGAGCGAGTGGACATTAAGCGAAGATTTATCTGTGATTCAGACAGAGCTCATCGACTCGTTGGATGCTTACTTCAAATCAAACCCTCTTACAGAGAGCATTCTCCAGAAACTCTTTATAATGGAACTACTTGAACGATTTCGACCTCTCTCAGAAATCGAGGAGGAACCTCTTTACGCAGCTCTGCGTGACCTTGTTGGCACCCTGGACGAGTTCTTGGATCTGCTAGTGGCTGTTCATAGCGGCGGTGATGGTAGCGGAGAAGCCTCCAATATTATCAACCGGCTTCGACTCATGGAATTCCTGCGCGATATGCAGAAGGAAGATATCTTCATCCGCTACGTCCACCAGCTGGCGAAGTTGCAGGCTGAGTCTAGGAATCATACAGAGGCTGGTCTAGCTCTACGTCTCCACGCTGATTTGTATGAATGGGATCCGATTGGGCAGGTCCCAGCACTGGCTGAACCGGAATTTCCGGCACAGTCTCCATTCGAACgtaaagaaagaatatattttgaCATGATCAAACATTTTGAAGACGGAGAATCATGGAGCAATGCCTTGACCGCATACAAGGAGCTCCAAGTCCAATACGAAACCAACGTATACGATTTTGCCAAGCTAGCCAGAACAGGGCGAGCGATTGCAACGATATATGAGAGCATTTCCAAGAGTGAGAAGATTACTccaaaatactataaagtggTCTATAAGGGGCTCGGATTTCCTACTTCTATACGAGACAAAGAGTTTGTCTACGAGGGATCACCCTCTGAACGAGCCTCAGCATTTACAGACCGTATGCAAGAACAGTATCCGTCAGCTCAAATCATCACGGGCggtgatgttgatgaaaTGGAGGGCCAGTTTTTGGTTGTTTCTGCCCTCACACCGCATCGAGACCTTTCTCACCAATTATATCAGCGACTCCGCGTGCCGCACATTATTCGggactttttattatcttcCCACCCTCAAACTTTCTCTGTCACAACTAAGAGGAACACTTCCGGGCCGGTACAAGAGCATTATGCAGAGAAGCTGGTTTTCACAGCTTCTGAGCCCTTCCCTACGCTCTTGCGCCGGAGTGAGATTGTCGAAACCCGTGAGGTCAGGCTTTCTGCTCGTGAAACCGCTTTGGAGCGGATTTCCAGGAAGACGCATGAGATGACTCTCTTAGAACGTCGATTGGCGGATGGTGATGATAAAGTTGCGCAACAGTTGGCAGATGCTGTCAGCGCTTCAGTTAGCCCAGCTTCAGAGACTAGTGTTGTGCAGTATCGGAAGCTACTCCCTGAACCACAGAGTGGTGAAGAGGGAGCGGATGgagacgatgacgaagaagacgatgaagaagacgagattgAGCTTGATCCCCAAGAAACCGCAATCAAGATGACCTTGGTGGATCATGCTATGATGCTCAAGCGATGCTTAACTCTCTTTGCTCGAAACAAAAATGAAGCCATTTCCCGTAATTATTCAGAGCTTCAAGGCTGTAAGTGAACCCTTTGCGCATATGCATTACATGGTGGAATAAGCAAGCAGCTAACGCCTAGGTTAGATTTCGAGGCAACATTTGCACCAGAGATTTCTCTGTTCGCACCGCCGCAACCGGTTCGAGAACCTGTCTCAACTCCATCTCCCACTTGGAGAGGATCAACGCCAGGAGGCGACAAGGGCCCGCAGTGGACAAGCATTGCTGTTCCAGTGAATGGAGTGAAAGCTGAGGAGGCAACGGTCATTCGACAAATCACTCCTCGACAACGCGGTGCTGCGCGACTGAGCTTCCTGGgtggcaagaagaaagacgCAAGCCCAGGCCAGGAGGTAGCTGATCAAGTCAACGGTAACGGAGGCGACATCAAAGCCCACACGCGCGGCCTCAGCAAGGACAGTGCTCTCCACAACATGTCTCGATCCCAGGTTGTGGACCAAGAGGCTGCTGGGGAGAAGCGAGGCGTCAGCCTGGACCTGCTCTCTAGGAATGGCGATGAACCTGaagcgaagaagaataaaagcGTTCGAAAGAGGTTCAGCCTTCTTAAGCTTGGCATGAAGCATAGCAAGACTGGAGCTCTAATGGGGAGCCTAGACGAAGAATAGTCGCGATTTGCGATCGTTCGCTCTGGATATTTATCACACGCACATACATCTCACCGTTAATATCACGACGGAACACAGCGATTAGTTATCGAACAAACACCGAACGTCGCTTGCTTCCAATATCTTACTTCCGACTAATAGAGATGCGCATACAGATCATACACAACACGAGTGGCAGTAGCGACACAATGTACAAAGATGTGCTagatcttttcttttttatacttttttataacaTCATCTCGGAAACCACCGTCTTGAGAGATGACGACACGTCTCTTTGTTGGCTTacagctttctttcttctttgaaggGTAATTTGGATTCTTGTTGCACTCAGCCATCtggctatatatacatatctctctctcttttatacTGCTTTGTCCTCTGAAAAGTTTCCcgccttttgttttcctacTATATTTGGTCTTGGTGTTCTGGATACCACCACTTTTTGCCGCTCTGCGAATTGGCTCGCCGCCACCACACCTTTCCttgaaactttttttttgtgctgcTTTCATATATCTCTCGgcattgtattttttttttttttttttttggcgagCTGAGCTACATTGTTGTCAGTGGCTTTGCTTATTTTTCTACATGGTCCTTCTGTGTTACtagctttcttttaattttgaTGATATCTCTGGTTTCTGTATGTTATTGCTGTCGATAGCTCAGCCTTTACTATCTCTCTGTGTACGTATCTAGTggaccaaaaagaaaaaaaaagagacaggaGGGAGTGAGGAGCATatgcaactttttttttttttttatttcccgCGAGAGTGTAGACACATCGCGTGTAttgaatataattttatcCTTGTACTAGGAAAACAAAATTTGATATTTGTTGAACGTTTATGATGGTAATCTTGTCTTGTCCTGCTTAATTGGGGACCGTTCTATGTACAGACTGTTTCGCCATATATCCCGAAAGATCCTTTACTCCCCTCCCtgaaaagctaaaaaaagaaaaaaaaaaaaaaaaaaaaaagcccacaTATGATATAATAGACAAAAGAGGCTGCCATCTAGCCATGTATCTTAGACATATTCGCAAGTAACTGTGTCGTATCGTTGATCTGTATCTGAGTTAGCCAGCTATTCAATAGTATATAAACCGATTGTGGAAATGTtgatataaaatataaggaGTAGAGGAAAAGGGATGACTAGAGGAAAAGCACATACTGTTATATAAGAGAGTATACGTAGTGGAGGCAGAGAGGTATACAGCCTCAATCTTGCAGCTGAGGTCATAGTACATCTGCCCGTCTTTGCCTTGTCGTCGATTGAGTAGATGCTCAGGGATGTGGCTCACGTCGGCCTCAACGTGGGCCAAGACTTGGACATTTGCGTTTCTGTCGATGGGGGCTTCCTCGGAGGTTTGGTCGCAGTAGATGGTCATACGCATCTTGCGGATGCGGCCGTGAGCCACGAGGCCTGTCCAGACAAAGGATGTGATGTAGGGCTCGTTCTCGGAGACGGCATCGCCCTGATTTATAGCGTTAGCTGGTGGCATACGGGGTACAGTGGCagcgagaaaaaagaatgggCAGATGAGAAATTGTCGTACCTTGCGGATGAACCACTCCATGGCGTTTACCTTATAATAACCCTCCATGCcgctccagctcttcttgtCAGCTATATGAGCATGGATCCTGTCGTCGAACTTGGTGCGCCACTCCGTGCCATAGTGCTTCCTCGCCTTGCGGTTTTGCACCTTGACCAAGGTGAGAGACTCGGGCGCACTGTTAGCAAGACCCTTCATCACGGCACCCTGTACGACGGCTTGCCAGGCATTCGGAGGCTGCATGATCTGGATGGATTTGTCTACGGCGTTTCTCAGACGCTCCTTAAGATAATTGGAAGCGCCAAAGCCGCCGACTAAAAGCACAGCGCGGATAGGCACGTTGCTAACAGTGATCTGATCCTTGACTAGCTTGATGACTTCGAGAACGACAGGCTCAAATATGGTGTTCAGGTCAGAGGCCTTGAGGGCATATCGTCCGCGGTTGATTCCGAGGGTCTTGTTGTTGGCTAGGCCGCCAACGGGGATGGTGTACGTCTCATCTGCAGGAGCAGCAAGGGTAAACTGACGCTTGACCTTCTTTTCAAAGACCTCCATGGCCTCGGCAAGAATTTCATCGTCGAATCCATCTTCCTTTCCTAGCTTGGCCTTGAGAAATTTGGCAAACCGCATGTTGAGAAAGGTTGAGCCGCAAAGAGCGCCAGAACCAGGAGCAGCCTCCTGGACCTGAAGAATAGGCCTCAATCCGGTAATAGTGTAGGAAATAAGATCAACCGTGCCACCGCCGGCATCAACAACAACCACAGTCTCGCCAACCTTGAGGCCATGAGGATCCAGTCCATGGAGAGCGTagatggcagcagcctcaggTTCGGAGACAAGGTGGATATGGGTCTTGGACGAGCCAGCCGCCAAGGGGAGATTTTGAACGGCTTGTTGACATGCCTTTTTGGTTTTGTCTTTGGCGAGGTCGCTCCAGATGGCTGGTACAGTGACGACAAACTCCAGCGGAGTGCTCTTGACGACACTCTCACCGAGCTTCTCGCGCAGAGTGTAGAGGAGATGCTCGGTAAGAGCATTCAGATAGTCAGCGACAAGCTTTTCGGCATCTCTGCCTCCACGAGCACCATCATTAGCAACAGCCTGACCAATGTTTTTCAGAGAGGGGTCCAAGTCACTATTGACAAAATATCAGTCAGTTTATTCCACGTAGTCAGGCCTGATCATGTAATGGACGGGACGATGGTGACTCACAGCTTGAACCATTCGATGACTTCATCCTGAGGAGCGGTGATGGGGATAGAGAAGCCCCACTGAGTGCCATCTGGGGCATAACGAAGCTTAGTAGGTACTTTGTCTGAAGACTCGCCCTCGCGGGTTGTCTTGTTGATGGGCCATGTGGTGATTGCCGTCCGTCTGTCTGGCCGCTGCGTCTCTGCCCAAGCAACACCGGAATAGGTGGTACCAAAGTCGATACCCACAATGATCTTGCGATCAGTGATGGAAAGTTTATCGAAATCCATGTTGGACGCGATAATAGCAGCGTATAGGATGAGGAGAAGGCGACGGAGAGCTCACAGAGAGGGACAGATAGAGCTGTTTGGACCAAACGATACGCTGGGCCACTGTAACTATATCTGCCGAGTGCCAACTGATCGTCAGGCAGAGCCAGTCATCGATTGAAAGATTGCAGAGCGAGGAAAAAGACACAGCTTTGGGCCGCGAAGGAAGAAAGCATATAGCATATAAGTGAAGATGatgtagaaaaaaaacaagctcaaggcttcTTCAACGGGGCGCAGCTGCGGACAGTCACTGTTGGGTGATGGTCAAAGTTAGCCGCGTCAAGGACTGCAGCAATGGCTTGCTCCATGGCCCTCTTGTCCGACCCTCGAGAGAGCAGACAAACAAGAGCCCTGGGCTTGATGCATTGGCAGACAGACTTTCAGCTGGGCGGGGCTGATGCCTGGAACAGTCTCGTCACGCTGCAGAGCCTGTCGCGGCACTGGCTCGCGGCCAATATCTGGCTCTGCGTGGCGTCAACAGACGTGCTGGCATGGCGCGAATCAGAGAAAATGAGGCGAGGGTCTGCCTTGTCCTGAAGCAAGGAGGATTCAAGATGTAGTGTTGAAGCGGGGATGGAGGGGGGTGCTTCTAGAAGAAAAACGAGGGGCTGCAGATAGTGGCCGTTGGCCAGCGAGATAGCGCCGTCCAGCGAGGCCGTTCACTGGATGAGGCGCCGCAGGGTGCCTTGACTGGTGCTGTCAGTGGCTGGGGCGGAGGCATTTAGTGGATTCAAGCTTGGGCTTTGAGCTCCAGCTCTATAAATACTCCGCAGAATGGCCTGACAGGTCAATAACCGCTATCGGGCGCAATGATTGAATTGAATGGGGGCCGAAAGACGAGTTGCAAACGCTCAGATATCTAATACCAAGCATGAATAAGTGCCTGGGATACTGCATTGGGACGCATAGGCGCTTGTGAATTGGGAGAAAACAAGCACCGTTGAAATGAAATGGAGGCGAAGCTTAAGCAGTGAGTGCCTTGCCGAAGCAGCGCCTATTTGTACCTACTGTAAGTTGTGAGGAAGCTCGCGGGTCTCAGATACGACGAGTCAAGTACAATCAATCAGAAAAATGCTGAGCTGTTCTGCTACTGTATGAGTCTACATGGAGGCACACAGCCGTGCCTTTACTACATATACCAAGGTGTATAGGTACGGATTTGCTGCCCAAACATGTCGCTTTCCGCTATAGCCACAGATGTCCTCAAACCCCCACTAATAGAGCTTGTCGTCTTACAGCGAGATGCGCAGCTTGcctctgccttcttcaaaTGCCTGTCTACTAATACAATATACTGCTGCATGTGCCTGGCTTGACCAAACACGAGATACTTGCCATCTGCCGGTACCTGGTAGGAGCTACTTGTAAGaacagtacatgtacctcCAGAGTCAAAAATCAAATTCAAATTCAAttcaaagccaaagccaaaagccaaaagccTCCGAAACGGGCCGTGAACAGGTTCCCCTCTTTCTCCCACGGCAAGCTACTGAGGCTGAATCCGCTAGCCGCAGACcctggcatcatcatcgtgaGGGAGGGGGCGTGGAATTGACAATCTCTTGTGTCCATGCCATGCCGTGCCATGTCAGTGTCCTGTTGCAGCAATGGCAAGCCAGGCGCGCCCGCCAGGGAAAGGATGGACTGCCTCGCTTCAGCCCCAGGCTATGAGCTGTGCCATTCAGCGAGTGGATATTgacgccgccagcgccaccaTCGCGGGCTCAGGGCTCTGGTTCAGGctagcagagcagagcagatcTGGCATCGAATCTTGAGCTCTAGGGGCATTTTCGTATTTGTATGAAAAACATACATCTCTTTGCGGCCAGTTTGGACGTATTCCGATTTTCCCTCACGCTCTTGTGTTCCTTGGCAGTTGGGTTATT
It encodes:
- a CDS encoding uncharacterized protein (EggNog:ENOG41), encoding MDFDKLSITDRKIIVGIDFGTTYSGVAWAETQRPDRRTAITTWPINKTTREGESSDKVPTKLRYAPDGTQWGFSIPITAPQDEVIEWFKLDLDPSLKNIGQAVANDGARGGRDAEKLVADYLNALTEHLLYTLREKLGESVVKSTPLEFVVTVPAIWSDLAKDKTKKACQQAVQNLPLAAGSSKTHIHLVSEPEAAAIYALHGLDPHGLKVGETVVVVDAGGGTVDLISYTITGLRPILQVQEAAPGSGALCGSTFLNMRFAKFLKAKLGKEDGFDDEILAEAMEVFEKKVKRQFTLAAPADETYTIPVGGLANNKTLGINRGRYALKASDLNTIFEPVVLEVIKLVKDQITVSNVPIRAVLLVGGFGASNYLKERLRNAVDKSIQIMQPPNAWQAVVQGAVMKGLANSAPESLTLVKVQNRKARKHYGTEWRTKFDDRIHAHIADKKSWSGMEGYYKVNAMEWFIRKGDAVSENEPYITSFVWTGLVAHGRIRKMRMTIYCDQTSEEAPIDRNANVQVLAHVEADVSHIPEHLLNRRQGKDGQMYYDLSCKIEAVYLSASTTYTLLYNNQRYDTVTCEYV